The stretch of DNA CGTCAGATCAGCCGCTTTTTCGCGTTTCTTCTGACTAAAAATACCACGGGGGTCCGGGGGCTGGCCCCCGTCCCACCCTTCAATCAGTCCTTGAGGCTCTCTTCACGAAGCCCGTCGGCCAACAAGTTCAACCCCAGAACCAGCGTCAGCAATGAGACCGCAGGCGCAATGGCTGCATGCGGGTACACCGACAACAACCGCCGACCGGCGTTGATGGTGGTGCCCCAATCCGGGCTCTCGCTTTCCAGACCCAGACCAAAGAAACCAAGTGTGCCCAGAAGGATCGTGGTGTAGCCGATGCGCAGGCAGAAATCGACGATCAGCGGCCCGCGTGCGTTCGGCAGGATCTCCCACAGCATGATGTACCAGGGCCCTTCGCCGCGCGTTTGCGCCGCTGCCACATAGTCCCGCGTCTTGATGTCGAGCGCGAGGCCCCGGACGATCCGGAACACGGTGGGGGCGTTGACGAAGACGACCGACACGAACACCACGAGGATGCCGGGGTCGATGTCGAACAGGTCGAGGAATTCGGGCAGGACCGCCACTTTCGATCCGCCGTCCGAAATCAGCGACAGATAGATCCAGCCCATCAGGCCCAGCACCACGATCAGCAAGGGCGTGCGAAAACTCGGCTGTGTGTAGTAACGCGAGTTCAGCAGGACACCGACAAAAATCAGCGGAAAGACGAACAGGACCGTCGCCATGTAGTTCGGAATGCCCGTTGCCACGATTTCCGGCGTCACCAGCAGATAGAACAGCAAGATCACCGGGAAGGCGAGGATCAGGTTGGCCAGAAACGACAGGAACGTGTCCAGACGCCCGCCATAATAGCCCGCGGGCAGGCCCAGCGTGATGCCCACCATAAAGGCAAAGAGCGTCGCAAGCGGTGCAATTTGCACCACCACCCAGGCCCCTTTGAAAAGACGGCTGAACACATCGCGCGCCAGGTTGTCGCCGCCCAGCAGATACCAGGCATATTCGCCTTCTTC from Tateyamaria omphalii encodes:
- a CDS encoding ABC transporter permease; this encodes MDPLTWTGPLGQFLDPVFYALAAVFLIAVVIQIVMSIAAGGTRVVTNPDGTLSTAGGAYDLSASATRWSGLALLLVVLAYIVLGVFGGPGATGIVGGMSQQLIPVWIALIATFALSITFKRKLGLYGKLFDSTVGMIGFALVMFWVYAGAMAGLFDWITTHESLSQVSGMKNKVPGTPMRGAEEGEYAWYLLGGDNLARDVFSRLFKGAWVVVQIAPLATLFAFMVGITLGLPAGYYGGRLDTFLSFLANLILAFPVILLFYLLVTPEIVATGIPNYMATVLFVFPLIFVGVLLNSRYYTQPSFRTPLLIVVLGLMGWIYLSLISDGGSKVAVLPEFLDLFDIDPGILVVFVSVVFVNAPTVFRIVRGLALDIKTRDYVAAAQTRGEGPWYIMLWEILPNARGPLIVDFCLRIGYTTILLGTLGFFGLGLESESPDWGTTINAGRRLLSVYPHAAIAPAVSLLTLVLGLNLLADGLREESLKD